One Coffea eugenioides isolate CCC68of chromosome 2, Ceug_1.0, whole genome shotgun sequence genomic window, TTAACTCCTTGTGGTGCAGATCTCGTAAAGGAAGAGGACTCCTGGTTTCCATGCATCATTTGTGAGCCAACACTAGAACTTTGGCCCCCAGAAGCACGGTTAGACATACCACCCCTCTGGCCTCTTGCTCTTGCAAAGTCATTGTCATCCCTCCATAAATTCTGGTCTTGCCCAGAAAAGCCCCCATCTGTGAATCTATCCTTTGAATCCTCACCAGATTGCATAGATGCATATGAATTCCTAGATCTTTCCTCCCTAGAATAAGCATTCTCCTCACCATTTGGAGCCAATGTATCAGATTGCTGACCCAGTTCATTGCTTCTGGAAAGGAGGGATTTAGATTCCTCCCTTCCATAATCGAATGGTTTGGTTTGGATCTCTATGACATCATAATTCTCATTCGAAATTCCATACTTGGAAGAGGTTTTCACTGCTTCAGTCCTGCTTCCGTCTTTCCTACCACCAGAACGACCTTGAGGCCTATCATGGTCAATCCGACCACGTCTAGGAAAATCCCACTCTCTACCATGATCATAAGCTGTATCAATATCCCTTATTTCCTTTTCAGTGCTATTAGGTTGCCTTCTTTTCCAAGCATCTCTAGAGCCCTCGCGATCCCTGCTCCTATCAGTCCAACTTTCATCTCTTCCTTTAGACCTATCATCTCTATAGTTATCTCTCTCTTGTTCCTTCCTCCTAAAAGAAGTGCTTCGCTCATAATCCATATCAAAGTTGTCTGGTTCATATTGACGTCTTCCACTCCGCTCAGGTGTCCTTGACGTGTTGGAAGTATCTATTTCCCTCCTGTTCTTGTCTCTCATCCACGCATTGCCATCCTCATCTGCGTTTAAAGACCTCTCACGACTGTCAACAATTTCCCTACCAGCCGGATTTCTTGGGTGTCTATGCTCCTCATTTCTCTCCTTGCTCGACCGCATCGACGAGCTTCCTTTCAGGTCCTCCTCTAAAACTTCCAACCTGTCCCTCTTATTCCTTTCAAACTCAGATCTTCTGTCCTCCTTATCCTGAGCTTTAATGCCTTTGTCACCGTCTGAGTCAAATTCTCTGATTTTGCTCTCACTCAGATCAAATTTCATGCTATCACTTCTGTCTCTAACAATCTCAATCCTAGACTCAGTCAGCTTCCCACTTCTTATATCAGATTTTTCAGTGTAGTTTCCATCTTCATCTTTCCAGAAGACATCTGAGTCATCCCACTTTCTCCTTGAGTTTTTCCCATGCTCAGAAGAACCATGACCCTTCTCTCTACTACTTTCCCTTCTTTCAGAAAATCTAGAATCTCTATCTAGCGCCTTTTCAGGGTTACCATCTAACACTGCTTCATCTTTGTCTTTAGCTCTGACCTGGGAGATCTCATGATCTGAGAACTTTGAAGTCAATCTCTTTCTTTCACTGTCATCAACTCGACCATGTCCTCTATATCCACTGTCATACTTGATTTCACCTTCTCCTTCTTCATACCAATTGCTCAGTTTCTCCAATGTGTTGTCCtctattttcttcttcatatGCCGAGTACGTGACTCCTTCCTTGTTTCATAGTCATCCTCATCACTATCAGCTCTGCTTGAACCACCTGATCTCTTTCGGCTCTCAGTTCTGTCCCCGGCACTTTTCTTTCTACCACCACTATCTATTCCCTCAGCATCTTCCAAAGTTCCAGGCTTTCTTGACTTGCTTGACCTGTGCTTTCTCTTATCATCACCTTCCCAGTCATCATCTTCCCTGAACCTGTCCGTCTTTACATCTGGATCAACCTCTATGTCCTTCTTTCCTGAACTTCTTACTCGTTCAGGAGAGCCCATTAGGAAAAGAGACCCTCAGAAGTGAATCCTCCCCAACTGTATCATTAACCTAGAAGCAGCATCTAGAAGAAGTCAAAGAAAACCACATGGAGATTGATAATATTTTTAACCAATGCACAATCTCAATTCTCCGAAAGATCAAAGCAATCTTGGACATGAAATTCATCATTAAAATAGGGATTCAAACATAGTATTTTGCTACAATTTTACAATCTACAACTAATAATCCAAGTAAATCTGCATTTAACGGGCCATGGCACAGCCAGAAAAGTATAGATATCCTATGAAGTAGTCCagaaaaacattaaaaaaagcACCGCTGCATTATTAACTTCATTGTCCTATTCACATGTCTATACCAGCTTTTGCTTCAACCTCAAACCCAAATGTCTTATTTGTTGGGGGACTTACGTAAAAGAAACTTTACTTGTGCCATTTGTAGCTTTAACTGTCAAAGAATTTAATTAACATACTTTTGCAGAAATCATTTGTTAGTGCAGCCGAGCTGATTGAGTGGGTATTACGCATCACAGCCAATAATGATGGTAGCTTTCAAGCAAGCATATATTAAATATTGTTTCTTATTCTAAATTTCTTATCAAACAGCTCTCCTCTTTTTgcattgttttgttttgtggTTTGGATCTATTTTGCATATAAAAAGAAGCAGATTCTTCTAAAGTTGGGCTACTGATGAAGAATTTACTAGCTAATGTAGTACCTAGTAAGTTCATAATCTTTCATGATGATAGGTATAACTAGTATCACAATTATGACTAGTATCTTTCATAATCTTTCATTGTCAGAATTATGACTAGTATCTTTCTCATTCATAAGAAGGCACCACAGGATCTGACAAAATTCagttaaattttttgaaaacttaAACACAAAGTAACCTAAGCAAATGAGTCCAGAAAAACATCTAGTTACTTTCACAAAAACCGACACAAATCCACCATCACAACATAAGAATGCAGGAAGTTCATCTGGGAAAATCAAGATACTGATCCCCTTAAAACTTCCTAGATCGTGTACATTAAAAAGTTTCTCTGAAGTTCATACTCGATGACATCAACAGAAAGACACAACAAAAGAAAGGATTACCCAATAAAAGGCAACAGTTTATAACTGAAACACTAGCAAAATCAGTAGGATGATCTTCTTACTCTTTTACACTATAAATTTCACTAAGGGAGGTAGTTATCACGTATTTTGAGCTGTAGGACAGATAAGAACTTGCTAAAAACGAGCTCATACAGTACAAATAGAAGTCTTACAGCAATACTCCAGTCTCAGACCATTACATGAACCTCatagaaaataaaaggaatcGAAAGTTTAAATACCATTACCTGAAGTATTCCATTGAGAAACCCCTATCACAGCTCAAccataaaaaattcaaaatttaccaAAGTAAATGAAATTCACATCAAGTTCCTGAAGAACGAGCAAGATATAAAAGTCCAAGTATTAGAGGAGGCCGTCACAATGCAACCTAAAAATAGGCAACTGATTAattcaagaaagcaagaagaaaTCAGCCCAATTCCCCGGTAAAAAACAGTTTTCTCTTAAACCCGCCCAACTCAAACAGCATCATTATCCcgtaaaagttcaaaaaagcaCAACCCAGTTTCGGTTTGGACGAAAGATCAGAATTCATGTAGCCAATTCAATAAATGCATAGACGTACACATAGATGCTGAATAGTTTTGCAGAAAGAATTGAACTTCAAAAAAAAGAGTTATTGAAAAACCTTGATAGCTAAACCACCCGGCTCCGGCGTCGGTGGCGTCAGGCGACCTTTTGGCAGCGTCCCTTTACTCGAAGGTAGAAAAGGCCGACAACGGAGAAACAGGGCTGAAGAGAAGGGGTTCGAGTAAGGCAGTTTGAGGAGTTTTAACGGTAGTCGGTGCTTCGGACCTAGGTTTGAGAGACAAGGGCATCGGCGCTAATACAAACATTAGAATTTAGAACCATGGGAAAAAATAGAACTAAAAGGATATTACATTATTTCCCCAGATTTTATACTAAATTACGAATTGAACCTTTACTTTAGTTCAAAGgcataatttcagaaacctcccttgagattttttacaatttcactGTCATTCCCtcagatttttaaaattttatttacctCCCCTCTCAGTCATTTGGGATCGAACGCTTACATCACTAATAGGTTAAATGACTCTATTACCTTTataatttagaataattaaacgtATATATGTGAAGGAAAAGAGTTAAGTGTTTGCTAACTACATTAAAAATAGAAACAATTAGGTGCATTAAAAATAGAGCCAATATTAGGTgcatctttttaatttttatatagAAACAATTAATCCgtttacaaattaaattaaCCATAATTTGAAAtgtaaaaaagaaaatctaatTTTGGCATCTAAAAAGGGATCCAAGACTAGGCATCCTTTTTCTAATTTATGTACTTGATAAATAAAAGGAATCAAATATAAGAGATTTCAGTTGGGttaatttttcttataattgtGGTGATAGCAAGAATCATAAGgtatgaaaaaaattattttattaaattttgaaagttgttatttttattatggatgatggaattttttttttattaaccaTGTGTAATGGCCTCATAAGTAAATTAACAAATTAGATCAAATATTTAATCTTACTAGTATAAAAGTTGGGAGGCATTTTTGGCATAAATAAATCATCTCACAGctgaaataaatttttattgttGCTTTTTTTGAATTGGGCTAAATCGTTGCCAGAAAATTGATTTCAAGAGAGATTAGTGATATTTTTGGAGGCTCAAGAGAGGACAGTGAAACTATCAGAAATTTTAGGAGAGGGTTTTCAAATCATCCCTAGTTCAAATTGAAATGTTATAAAGAGAAAAATTATGGTAAAAGCAAAAATTTATGTGAGCGAGGGCGAACAACAACTCTAGTGCAATGTGATGTTTTACTTTTTGACTTGAAATGTAACCCTTGACACAATAAGATTTGTTATTTTTTAACTTGAAATGTAAGCAAGTCTATTTAAATTAGGGTCTTACTCAGAATTATAATTCCAATGTTACATTGTTACAAGGGAATACAAGGATTTGCTAATCAAATTTAAGCAAAATTTGTCCTCTCGCTTAGTTCAATTACTCTCAAAACATATAAGCCACCTAATTCTTACGTGCATTGAGTGTAATTCACATCTTCACGTGAGTTAATTTGATTAATGGACCACCTAGCTACCCCTTCAAGGGTTCAAGGAAGCCTTCGTTCTTCATAGCATTTGGACTTCCAACCTCTGGAATTTGAACATCTTTCACTTTCGATCAAATGGGGATCCAAGAAAAGTAATTCTACTCTCAGCAGGAAGCCATCGTATTCCATAGCATTTGGACTTTCAACATCCAGAACTGAAcatctttcattttccttcACATGGGGCTCCAAGAAAAGTACTACTTAACACCTACCTTAGCACTTCAGCCGGGGTTTACCAGTTTGTGAACCAAATCGAATTCACTCTGGTCAAACCCCAATACCACTCCGCATGATTTCTACATTCATGTCAATCTCAAAGTTTCAGAAGTCTTCTCCTCTCAAGTCTGTTTGTGGATTAGACAGGAAAGAGCACAGAGTCTGAACAGCCACCGAAGGAAAGAGATGTCGGTATGGAATTAATTTGACTATGCTTTCTGTTTTTCGTGTTAAGCTCTTGAGTCTATAAAAATCGAAGTTGGAAAGAcgaccccccccccccccccttcttaCTATCAAAACCAGAGCCTACAATTAAAACGTTTGTCAACTTTAATGCATTATTGACTACAGCTGCAAATTATTGGTCATAAATGAGGTTCAAGGTTAGGATTGCTTGCAGTCCTCCTCCTTATAAAGCAAAAGAGGGTATGCAGTTTTTTTCCAAGCTGGCCATTTTCCTTTTCCCATTTTGAGAAATCTTGATCGAATTTGATTGGATATCTACTCCCTCGCTTTTGTTCTCCGAAGTCAATCTGCTGAAATACCTGCTGAGTGCTGGCTGCTGCAGATTTCGTCTAATCTGCAAATTCTTCGAGGTCAAAACTTATTGCTGTAAATTGTTTACACAAGTAAGGTACTGGTTTTATAAACATCTTTAATATTACCATCATTATAGCTTCCATTAAGGCATTAAACCCTTGACTTTGACAGAATCGACCATCTGTGGACTATACAATCCATATAATGTGGGACAGTGTTCATACTAACGTAAAATTCTGCTACCTATGGCCACTAATCAGGTCCTGCTTTTACTTCATTATTTTACAAGATAactcaattcagcacttaaatttaatgaattcatatCGTAACATGTTTAAACcgtttaataataaaaaattgaacatctgaattaattaagtgacactgaattttGTAGGCAAAACTTACTCCCAAAACTAAATGATATGCTATTTACTtttcactgaatgtgatatgcattcaaatatattagatttaatacttaacagtTCAATAAATTAATGGatttaaatttcagatttcagttttatcaaatgcatcctAAATTTGAACGAAGCATTATTGTCAGCAAAAAACAACTGATTTGATCAGCATCACAATTCGACCCACGATAGGAGTGAAATCTCATCAAATTCAAGCCTTCCATTCTCCCGTTGAGTTGAAAACTGCAATTTGCTCATGCCCTAAAAGAAGATGTCTTCTTCCTTGTCCATCAAGTGTATAAGAAACACAGCTGAACCTCAAAGGAAAAATTAGTAATATTATCAAAATCGAGCTGCTTCTCAGGAAATAATAATTTGTATGTCGTAAAGAATCTATTTACACCAAAACTAACCAATGTTTCTATACCTTAATTCCTCGAAAAACCTATAGCAAATAAAACAAGATATCTTCtcagtcaaaaaaaaaaaaaagaaaaagaagaggagaCATTCAGTCACCGGGGTGCAAGAGACAGCGAAAAGTCGACGGGCAGCCCGCCCATCTTCTCGacccaagtttgtgaatccaaATACAATTGGGATATGCAAACAAAAACCCGACCCATATCCGGCCTCTTATTCGGATCATCCGCAACACATTCCAACGACAACCTTGTCAATTTTTCCACAACCTCCACCGGATAAGAATCTTTCATCCGCTTATCCACCCACTTCCTCACCCCTCCGCCACCTTCCTCCAGCGCCTCCTTGGCCGCCTCGATCACCGAATCCCTCACATAGCCTCTCATTTCCTCATCAAACCTATACTTCAACGCCTCCTGCCCCGAAAGCAGCTCCAAAATCACCACCCCGAATGCATAAACATCAGACTTTTCGGTAGCCACCCCGGTGTCTCGATACTCCGGCGCCATATACCCTCTAGTCCCCTCTAACTTCATCCGCCCGCTCCCCGATCTTTTGTACTCCATTTTACCCTTACTCTTCGTCGACCCCAGCTTATCGTTGTCCTCGTCATCCCTGTCCATTGTTATCTCCCCGCAGAGGTCGGCCGTCCCGAAATGGCATATTTTTGCATCCAAAGTGGGTGTAAGGATAATGCTCGAGGCCTTAATATGGTTGTGGATAAAATTGAAACCCAACCCAGTTGAATGGTGGATGTAATCGAGCCCATGAGCAATGTCACCGGCAATCTTCACGCGGGACAGCCAATCAGAAAGCACTGTAAAATGAGGGTTTTTGGGGTTTCTTAAACAGTCGGCGAGGTTTCCACCTTGGATGTAGTCGTAGACTAGATAAATATAATTCCCAGAAATCGAGGCGCCCTTGAGCCGAACCAAGCTAGAATGGTGGCTCCGGCATATTAATGCTAAGCGGTCGACGAGTTCTGAGACGTTCATGGGGCGGCGAAACTTGCGTTGGATTAATATGACGTTCTGGCCGCGAATAGTGCAGCGCCaggaggtggaggaggaggaagagttGAAGGGTTTTAGCTTGAAGTTGTTGGTTGCGGCGGAGATCTCGGATATGTCGTAGACGTGGGTTCGTTCGGGAAGATTATCGCGGAGTCGGGTTAAGGGAGGATTCCCGGAGCTGGAATTGGAGGTGGTCAGCCATGAATCTCGGTTGTAGTAGCTGGATCCGGTGCTGGGGATGGATTTGTCGTAATTGCTGAGGGACGATGAAGGTTCTGCAAACGAGGAGGAGGAGGATTTGTGGGATGACTTGTTTGATCGCTGAGAAGATGAATTTCTGGGCATGGTGGAGGGCTCAATCACATCCTGGCTTAGTTGCTTCTTCGATTTACACATGAAGAGGAGGAACTAGAGATCAAATATGTAGTATATTTATTGATTCCTATGGTTTTATTATACCTAGTAACAAGAGGGAAGTTTTGCATGGATTTATCTTGAAACTGAGAAAGATGATTGAAGCTTCGAGGTGGAGGAGATGATGATGAGCTGCTGGAGGTGGAGACGGGTCCTAATTGGCTTTACGTATGGGGCGCTGGGGATGGATAATTTGAGCCGGTGAAGGTGATGATTGTTTGATTAGATTACGAGAATTCAAGTTTGTAATCTCTTTCATTTGCCCTCGAGAATTTGGAGATTTTGGAGTTGGATTAGACAGAATTGGGTTAGATTTTGATCATCCAAGacagaaggaagaagaaagaaaggaaacgtAGAAATGTTTTGTGGGGCGAAGGCAGAAAAGGGCGAGAGAGCCGTGCGGGCTAATTTGGTGGTTTTGAGTGAAGTCCTTTTCATGTCAGGGTGTTGGATGTTGAGCGTCTTTGAGACTTGGGGATTTGTTCAAATAAGGTTGGATCATGTAATTTGACCGTAATGCGGATTGTTGGGACATgggatttattttattatcattcAAATAAGGTTGTCAGTTGATTAGGATTTATGAAGTCTTTTTCATTTCTGGTTTTCTGCACAAAGGTTTTTAAGTGTTCAACTTTTTCGAAAATAATTGTATATAAGttaaacagattttttttttcgtaGAAATAATAATGAATGCTTTACTGGAATTGATAGCTGAGCTGTTTCTCAAAAAATTTCAGCATGTCATCAGGTCAAAGAGTAATTCAAATGGCAAAACATTTGCACTTGCAGGTCTTCGTCTTATTCCTCGTAGAAAATAAGCAGACAAAAAGAAACACTTAACATGaaaaaaacaggaaaaaaaaaaaagatcaatcTGGGGAATTATACCTGTCCCAGAAGGAACCAGGTTGTGTCAGCCCAGCTTGTGCTCACCTACAGATTTCTAACTAAAACTCATCACATTATTATAATTTGCTTTTAAATAAAGAGCAATTATAATTGTCAAAATATGAGTCTAAAAATTAAAGTTTATTTTTAGTGGAatgttccaaaagtttgctccaactTACTTATTGTGATGCAGTAGAGATTTTTCTTACTGTACTGTATGGACAAACAACGGTAAATAATTCAAAAACCAAACACATGAGAATTGAGAAATGTAAAACAATGTTAATATAAATGATATATGCTTCACAAAGTTCAAATAACACGTTAGTATTATAATTACAGACACATAAAATTTTTCCACTATTTTTTTATCAAACGAGACATCATCATGTAAAAATTTCCATCCTACAAATTCACAACAAAACTTGTAAGAAATTCGAATGGAAGGCTGTCCAATGCATAGAAACGGCACAATTTAGTACCAAAGATTTACTAAAAAGTGCAAGATTCAATTATGCATTGAAAAGGAACTAAAACATCATAGTtgcaaaatacaaattttgtatttagATTCAAGATAAACCTCATATAAGGAGAATCAAATTTTAGAACTAAATAATGGAAGGCTAAATGAATATCAAGGAGATcaagcaaaaataaataaatacaccaTGGTAACAGGACAAAgaggcaaaaaaagaaaaatgataaaggCTAAATAAAATACAATTAACGAAAAGAACTTAAAGTCCATATTTGGTAGCgtgaaatgggaaaaaaaaggaataaaaataaaatggaacATACCACACAGTAGGAGTAGCAGAGATAAAAGGTTTATTGCCTATGTTTCCCCTAAAAAAAAGGGATGATAATGAATCATGATTTttgaacaaagaaagaaaagaaatatgcaTTCTCATACAAGAAAAACATGCATTCAGTtaattataaaagaaaaaaagaaaggatgtATTGATCGAGTGGAAGGAGGAAAGGTAGAGAAAAAGTAggatgaaggaaaaaaaaaggagaaaagcaaaaTATTGGATTAAAGATTTAAAATTAATAGAGGAAGAAGTAATAGTATAAATCAGTTGATTGTTGCGTGGTCCATAATAATCAcctaaaaaaatagaaagaaaataatctgagtataattaattataaagaaaaaatttgaaagggcaaaaagaaagatgaagaaaatataGGGAGATGAGGATTAAAGGCAGAGgtagaaaaagaaagaagaaaagaattggGAGAAGTAATGTTTATAATTTTTGGctaatcaaagaaaaaaaaatagtggagCGAAAATTCAACTAAGAATGGAAACTGacaattgtaaaaaatataaataatacaTGTATCAAAAGCATGGGTTGTTGTAGTAACTTAACTTTCTTCTTATGTGCTTATACTAGGGGAATTAGGCTGTATAAGGCACAACATTGGCCCTTCAAAATACTCTTATTTATGTCTCTATTACTACAAATTTCACATTTTATGATCCAAAGACTGCATCATCAATAAGCTCACATACCATTCCTAATCACATAACAAAGACATAATTACATAAGTATAGGTTAATAACAGAATTACGTAA contains:
- the LOC113761309 gene encoding N6-adenosine-methyltransferase non-catalytic subunit MTB, with translation MGSPERVRSSGKKDIEVDPDVKTDRFREDDDWEGDDKRKHRSSKSRKPGTLEDAEGIDSGGRKKSAGDRTESRKRSGGSSRADSDEDDYETRKESRTRHMKKKIEDNTLEKLSNWYEEGEGEIKYDSGYRGHGRVDDSERKRLTSKFSDHEISQVRAKDKDEAVLDGNPEKALDRDSRFSERRESSREKGHGSSEHGKNSRRKWDDSDVFWKDEDGNYTEKSDIRSGKLTESRIEIVRDRSDSMKFDLSESKIREFDSDGDKGIKAQDKEDRRSEFERNKRDRLEVLEEDLKGSSSMRSSKERNEEHRHPRNPAGREIVDSRERSLNADEDGNAWMRDKNRREIDTSNTSRTPERSGRRQYEPDNFDMDYERSTSFRRKEQERDNYRDDRSKGRDESWTDRSRDREGSRDAWKRRQPNSTEKEIRDIDTAYDHGREWDFPRRGRIDHDRPQGRSGGRKDGSRTEAVKTSSKYGISNENYDVIEIQTKPFDYGREESKSLLSRSNELGQQSDTLAPNGEENAYSREERSRNSYASMQSGEDSKDRFTDGGFSGQDQNLWRDDNDFARARGQRGGMSNRASGGQSSSVGSQMMHGNQESSSFTRSAPQGVKGNRVGRGGRGRPMGRDGQQVGLPMPLMGSPFGPLGMPPPGPMQSITPSMSPAPGPPISPGVFIPPFQPPVVWSGPRGVEMNMLAVPPVLSPVPPGPSAPRFPANMGTPPNPPMYFSQPGPIRGAPPNIPAPNFNPIAPMGRGQSQEKSPGGWVPPRTNGPPGKAPSRGEQNDYSQNFVDTGMRPQNFIRELELTSVVEDYPKLRELIQKKDEIVAKSNSPPLYLKCDLHEQVLSPELLGTKFDVILVDPPWEEYVHRAPGVTDHMEYWTFEEIMNLKIEAIADTPSFIFLWVGDGVGLEQGRQCLKKWGFRRCEDICWVKTNKTNATPGLRHDSHTLFQRSKEHCLMGIKGTVRRSTDGHIIHANIDTDVIIAEEPPYGSTAKPEDMYRIIEHFALGRRRLELFGEDHNIRAGWLTVGKGLSSSNFNAEAYCRSFADKDGKVWLGGGGRNPPPEAPHLVQTTPEIEALRPKSPMKNQQQLQQQSSSISLTTGNSSNKRPAGNSPQNHNAQNMNQEASSSNISTPAPWGSPMEGFKGREGGLMAPDDRIFDMYGYNASFGQSNAEFLDYESQRSMNLL
- the LOC113762423 gene encoding lysM domain receptor-like kinase 3; this encodes MCKSKKQLSQDVIEPSTMPRNSSSQRSNKSSHKSSSSSFAEPSSSLSNYDKSIPSTGSSYYNRDSWLTTSNSSSGNPPLTRLRDNLPERTHVYDISEISAATNNFKLKPFNSSSSSTSWRCTIRGQNVILIQRKFRRPMNVSELVDRLALICRSHHSSLVRLKGASISGNYIYLVYDYIQGGNLADCLRNPKNPHFTVLSDWLSRVKIAGDIAHGLDYIHHSTGLGFNFIHNHIKASSIILTPTLDAKICHFGTADLCGEITMDRDDEDNDKLGSTKSKGKMEYKRSGSGRMKLEGTRGYMAPEYRDTGVATEKSDVYAFGVVILELLSGQEALKYRFDEEMRGYVRDSVIEAAKEALEEGGGGVRKWVDKRMKDSYPVEVVEKLTRLSLECVADDPNKRPDMGRVFVCISQLYLDSQTWVEKMGGLPVDFSLSLAPR